In Arthrobacter sp. B3I9, the following are encoded in one genomic region:
- a CDS encoding branched-chain amino acid ABC transporter permease, which yields MGALFAAVAALLLVVAPASQATTPSPTPSPSATTFQNSISGFLRGDDRAPIANVTITAKSGDFTGTTKSAANGSWSIGVPTQGTYEVELDESTLPEGIKLADGQENPRKVTFSQTTNLSVIFAFGKGIVIQQQDFGQNLLNRLVAGLSFGLLLALASVGLSLIFGTTGLTNFAHGEMVTLGAVLVFTFNAMNLPFWLAILLALLGGGLFGYVQDAGLWKPLRRRGTGLVPMMIVSIGLALAVRYVIQFYFGGATQQLPYAQSAEIQIGPVSISPNNLWSLVISAVVIALIGIILLKTRLGKATRAVADNPALAAASGIDVDNVIRIVWVAGGMLASLGGILWAYYRPGVTFDMGSQILLLIFAGVTLGGLGTVFGALIGSVIVGIFVELTTVFGLAADLKYVGALFIMIVVLLFRPQGILGRRERVG from the coding sequence GTGGGGGCCCTTTTCGCCGCCGTGGCCGCGCTACTGCTCGTCGTCGCACCGGCGTCGCAGGCCACTACTCCCTCGCCGACACCATCCCCGTCGGCCACCACGTTCCAGAACAGCATCAGCGGCTTCCTCCGCGGCGATGACCGCGCCCCCATAGCCAACGTGACCATCACCGCCAAGAGCGGCGACTTCACGGGAACAACAAAGTCCGCGGCCAACGGCTCATGGTCCATCGGCGTCCCCACCCAGGGAACGTACGAGGTTGAGCTGGACGAATCCACCCTTCCGGAGGGCATAAAGCTCGCCGACGGCCAGGAGAACCCCCGCAAGGTCACGTTCAGCCAGACCACGAACCTCTCGGTGATCTTCGCCTTCGGTAAGGGCATCGTCATCCAGCAGCAGGACTTCGGCCAGAACCTCCTGAACCGCCTCGTTGCCGGACTCAGCTTCGGGTTGCTGCTCGCCCTCGCCTCCGTGGGCCTGTCCCTGATCTTCGGTACCACCGGCCTGACCAACTTCGCACACGGCGAAATGGTCACCCTTGGCGCCGTCCTGGTCTTTACCTTCAACGCCATGAACCTGCCGTTCTGGCTTGCCATCCTGCTCGCCCTTCTCGGCGGGGGGCTGTTCGGCTACGTCCAGGACGCCGGGCTGTGGAAACCGCTGCGGCGCCGCGGTACCGGCCTCGTGCCCATGATGATCGTCAGCATCGGCCTCGCCCTCGCGGTCCGATACGTGATCCAGTTCTACTTCGGCGGTGCCACGCAGCAGCTGCCCTATGCACAGAGCGCGGAGATCCAGATCGGCCCGGTCTCCATTTCCCCCAACAACCTCTGGTCCCTTGTGATCAGCGCCGTCGTCATCGCGCTGATCGGCATCATCCTGCTGAAGACCCGGCTCGGCAAGGCCACCCGTGCGGTGGCCGACAACCCGGCCCTCGCGGCGGCGTCGGGTATCGACGTCGACAACGTCATCCGCATCGTGTGGGTGGCCGGCGGCATGCTGGCGTCCCTTGGCGGGATCCTCTGGGCCTACTACCGGCCCGGCGTCACCTTCGACATGGGCTCGCAGATCCTGCTCCTCATCTTCGCCGGCGTGACCCTGGGCGGTCTCGGCACGGTCTTCGGCGCCCTGATCGGTTCCGTCATTGTCGGCATCTTCGTGGAGCTGACCACCGTCTTCGGCCTCGCAGCCGACCTTAAGTACGTGGGAGCACTGTTCATCATGATTGTTGTCCTTCTGTTCCGGCCCCAGGGCATCTTGGGCCGTCGCGAGCGCGTGGGTTAG
- a CDS encoding branched-chain amino acid ABC transporter permease — MDFGFIFSSAAGELFSPTTAAYALAALGLAVHFGYSGLLNFGQAGFMAVGAYGFAISTLSFRVPFFVGLLIAVICSAIFALLLGIPTLRLRADYLAIVTIAAAEIVRYIVTTNQLTPVTGSANGLAAFEGDFYAMNPFPEGSYLGMNNRDFFIRVVGWVLVIVCCTLVWLLMRSPWGRVLKGIREDENAVRSLGKNVYAYKMQALVIGGVLGALAGMIFTLPRGAVQPANYGTELTFFLYTCLLLGGLGTVLGPVIGAMIFWVVLSLTQGILYGLIESGAVTWLNTVQAGQLRYILVGVALMLLMIFRPQGVFGNKKELAFA, encoded by the coding sequence ATGGATTTCGGATTCATATTTTCCAGCGCTGCCGGTGAACTGTTCAGCCCGACGACGGCGGCCTACGCGCTTGCCGCCCTCGGCCTTGCGGTGCACTTCGGCTACTCCGGCCTGCTGAACTTCGGCCAGGCCGGCTTCATGGCGGTGGGGGCCTACGGCTTCGCCATCTCCACTCTGTCGTTCCGCGTGCCGTTCTTCGTGGGCCTGCTGATCGCCGTCATCTGCTCGGCCATTTTCGCCCTGCTGCTCGGCATTCCGACGCTCCGGCTGCGGGCCGACTACCTGGCCATCGTCACCATCGCGGCCGCGGAAATCGTCCGCTACATCGTCACCACCAACCAGCTGACCCCAGTGACCGGTTCGGCCAACGGCCTGGCGGCCTTCGAGGGCGACTTCTACGCAATGAACCCGTTCCCCGAGGGCTCCTATCTGGGCATGAACAACCGCGACTTCTTCATCCGGGTCGTCGGCTGGGTGCTGGTCATCGTCTGCTGCACCCTGGTGTGGCTGCTGATGCGCAGCCCCTGGGGCCGTGTCCTCAAGGGCATCCGCGAAGACGAAAACGCCGTGCGCTCGCTCGGCAAGAACGTCTACGCTTACAAGATGCAGGCCCTGGTCATCGGCGGCGTGCTCGGCGCCCTGGCGGGCATGATCTTCACCCTCCCCCGCGGCGCGGTCCAGCCGGCCAACTACGGCACCGAACTGACGTTCTTCCTGTACACGTGCCTGCTGCTTGGCGGTCTCGGCACCGTGCTGGGACCGGTCATCGGCGCCATGATCTTCTGGGTCGTGCTGTCCCTGACGCAGGGCATCCTGTACGGCCTGATTGAATCCGGCGCCGTCACCTGGCTGAACACCGTCCAGGCCGGTCAGCTGCGTTACATCCTGGTCGGCGTCGCGCTGATGCTGCTGATGATTTTCAGGCCCCAGGGCGTCTTCGGCAATAAGAAGGAGCTGGCATTCGCATGA
- a CDS encoding ABC transporter ATP-binding protein, whose protein sequence is MSTQSGESATTGSTGLSEEINYMTDARPIAAGETAPGCKKRDPIVVAENVTRSFGGINAVDVEYLEIPRHKITALIGPNGAGKTTLFNLLTGFDTPNSGKWHFEGQSLAGVSPYKVARMGMVRTFQLTKVMGKLTVMENMRLGGSNQPGERLSKALFRGIWGGRETEITAQANVLLEKFKLDAKKDDYAASLSGGQRKLLEMARSLMVRPKLVMLDEPMAGVNPALTQSLLDHIKNLKAEGMTVLFVEHDMNMVRHIADWVVVMAEGKIVAEGPPSEVMKNPAVIDAYLGAHHDVDLGDSEGIKELAAELVADDESIVGTEDAGIISLDVVATDGEGPARSGSSAPAHGRRSAEEPNRTEKDTE, encoded by the coding sequence ATGAGCACCCAGAGCGGAGAATCCGCAACCACCGGCAGCACCGGGCTGTCGGAAGAAATCAACTACATGACGGATGCGCGCCCCATTGCCGCCGGCGAGACGGCACCGGGCTGCAAGAAGCGTGATCCGATCGTGGTGGCGGAAAACGTCACGCGCAGCTTCGGCGGCATCAACGCCGTCGACGTCGAATACCTTGAGATTCCGCGGCACAAGATCACAGCGCTCATCGGCCCGAACGGTGCCGGCAAGACGACCCTGTTCAACCTGCTCACCGGCTTCGATACGCCCAACTCGGGCAAGTGGCACTTCGAAGGCCAAAGCCTTGCCGGGGTATCCCCCTACAAGGTCGCCCGGATGGGCATGGTCCGCACGTTCCAGTTGACCAAGGTCATGGGCAAGCTCACGGTCATGGAGAACATGCGCCTCGGCGGCTCCAACCAGCCCGGCGAGCGGTTGTCGAAGGCCCTCTTCAGGGGAATCTGGGGCGGCCGGGAGACGGAAATCACCGCCCAGGCCAACGTCCTGCTGGAAAAATTCAAACTGGATGCCAAGAAGGACGACTACGCCGCGTCGCTTTCCGGCGGCCAGCGCAAGCTGCTCGAAATGGCCCGGTCCCTGATGGTCCGGCCCAAACTGGTCATGCTTGACGAGCCGATGGCCGGGGTCAACCCCGCCCTGACGCAGTCGCTGCTGGACCACATCAAGAATCTCAAGGCCGAGGGCATGACCGTGCTGTTCGTCGAGCATGACATGAACATGGTCCGCCATATCGCTGACTGGGTGGTGGTCATGGCCGAAGGCAAGATCGTGGCCGAGGGACCGCCGTCGGAAGTCATGAAGAACCCCGCCGTGATTGACGCCTACCTGGGCGCCCACCACGATGTGGACCTTGGTGACTCGGAAGGCATCAAGGAGCTGGCTGCCGAACTGGTGGCTGATGACGAGTCGATCGTGGGCACCGAGGATGCCGGCATCATCTCCCTCGACGTCGTCGCCACGGACGGCGAGGGGCCCGCCAGGTCGGGCAGCAGCGCCCCGGCGCATGGCAGGCGCAGCGCCGAGGAACCGAACCGCACAGAGAAGGACACCGAATGA
- a CDS encoding ABC transporter ATP-binding protein: MSATSAAPAAKPVHDEDSVVKVTSLVAGYLPGVNILNGCSIEARKGELIGIIGPNGAGKSTLLKAMFGLVKVHSGSVVVRGQDITGLKANKLVSKGVGFVPQNNNVFATLTIEENLQMGMFQRPKDFAERFDFVAGLFPELAKRRAQRAGSLSGGERQMVAMGRALMMDPAVLLLDEPSAGLSPVKQDETFLRVHEINRAGVSVIMVEQNARRCLQICDRGYVLDQGKDAYTGTGRELMKDPKVIQLYLGTLADTVE, from the coding sequence ATGAGCGCCACCAGCGCGGCCCCCGCCGCCAAGCCCGTGCACGATGAGGATTCCGTCGTCAAAGTCACCAGCCTGGTGGCCGGCTACCTCCCCGGCGTCAACATCCTCAACGGTTGCAGCATCGAGGCGCGCAAGGGCGAGCTGATCGGCATCATCGGTCCCAACGGCGCCGGCAAGTCGACCCTGCTCAAGGCGATGTTCGGCCTCGTCAAGGTCCACTCGGGCTCGGTTGTGGTCCGCGGCCAGGACATCACCGGGCTCAAGGCCAACAAGCTGGTCAGCAAGGGCGTCGGCTTCGTGCCGCAGAACAACAACGTGTTCGCCACCCTGACCATCGAGGAAAACCTTCAGATGGGGATGTTCCAGCGGCCCAAGGACTTTGCCGAGCGGTTCGACTTCGTCGCCGGCCTGTTCCCCGAGCTCGCCAAGCGACGCGCCCAGCGTGCCGGTTCACTGTCCGGCGGCGAGCGCCAGATGGTTGCCATGGGACGAGCCCTGATGATGGACCCGGCCGTGCTGCTGCTGGACGAGCCCTCCGCGGGCCTCTCCCCCGTCAAGCAGGACGAAACCTTCCTCCGGGTCCACGAGATCAACCGGGCCGGCGTCTCCGTGATCATGGTGGAACAGAATGCGCGCCGCTGCCTGCAGATCTGCGACCGCGGCTATGTCCTTGACCAGGGCAAGGACGCCTACACCGGCACCGGGCGCGAACTCATGAAGGATCCCAAGGTCATCCAGCTCTATCTGGGCACCCTGGCGGACACCGTCGAGTAG
- a CDS encoding ABC transporter substrate-binding protein, protein MTSLPQVAPRIAKLTALSIGVALLATACGGSSTPTSTTGSASAAAAGIACPAPSATGGATTPAGAGGSVPASATTTPTPLKIGSLLPTTGSLAFLGPPEIAGVNLGIKEVNDAGGVLGKPVEVIHRDSGDTKTDIATQSTTALLGSGVSAVIGAASSGVSKTVINQITGAGVIQFSPANTSPDFTTWDDKGLYWRTAPSDVLQGKVLGNYMATCGAQTVGMIVLNDAYGTGLAKNVQSAFEAAGGKVVAQELFNEGDSQFSSQVDKVIAAKPDAIALITFDQAKSIVPLMTGKGIKAPQIFMVDGNTSDYSKDFQAGTLKGARGTIPGTFAKEDFKKKLLAIDPALKDYSYAGESYDAVNLIALAAEAAKSTKGTDIAAQLKAVSESGEKCNDFPSCVTLLRNGKDIDYDGQSGPVTFSDAGDPTEAYIGIYEYQDDNTYKAVKEEFGKL, encoded by the coding sequence ATGACTTCACTCCCCCAGGTGGCGCCCCGGATCGCTAAGCTCACAGCGCTTAGCATCGGCGTCGCCCTTCTGGCTACGGCTTGTGGTGGCTCGTCCACCCCGACGTCGACGACCGGATCCGCCTCCGCCGCGGCTGCGGGCATCGCCTGCCCGGCCCCCAGTGCAACGGGCGGGGCCACCACTCCTGCCGGTGCCGGCGGTTCCGTACCTGCTTCCGCCACCACCACCCCGACGCCGCTCAAGATCGGTTCGCTCCTGCCGACCACCGGGTCGCTGGCGTTCCTCGGCCCGCCCGAAATTGCGGGTGTCAACCTTGGCATCAAGGAAGTCAACGACGCAGGCGGTGTGCTGGGCAAGCCGGTCGAGGTCATTCACCGCGACTCGGGCGACACCAAGACCGATATCGCGACCCAGTCCACCACGGCGCTGCTGGGCTCTGGCGTCAGCGCAGTCATCGGCGCCGCGTCCTCCGGTGTTTCCAAGACCGTGATCAACCAGATCACCGGTGCGGGCGTCATCCAGTTCTCCCCGGCCAACACCTCGCCGGACTTCACCACCTGGGATGACAAGGGCCTTTACTGGCGCACCGCCCCCTCGGATGTGCTCCAGGGCAAGGTCCTCGGCAACTACATGGCTACCTGTGGTGCCCAGACAGTCGGCATGATCGTCCTCAACGACGCCTACGGAACCGGCCTGGCAAAGAACGTCCAGAGCGCTTTCGAGGCCGCCGGCGGCAAGGTTGTTGCGCAGGAGCTCTTCAATGAAGGCGATTCCCAGTTCAGCAGCCAGGTGGACAAGGTCATCGCAGCCAAGCCGGACGCGATTGCCCTGATCACGTTCGACCAGGCCAAGAGCATCGTCCCGCTGATGACGGGCAAGGGCATCAAGGCTCCCCAGATCTTCATGGTTGACGGCAACACGTCCGACTACAGCAAGGACTTCCAGGCCGGCACGCTGAAGGGCGCACGGGGCACCATCCCCGGCACCTTCGCCAAGGAGGACTTCAAGAAGAAGCTCCTGGCCATTGACCCGGCCCTGAAGGACTACAGCTACGCAGGCGAATCCTACGATGCCGTGAACCTGATCGCCCTGGCCGCTGAGGCTGCCAAGAGCACCAAGGGAACCGACATCGCCGCCCAGCTTAAGGCGGTCTCCGAATCGGGCGAGAAGTGCAACGACTTCCCGTCCTGCGTCACCCTGCTGCGCAACGGCAAGGACATCGACTACGACGGCCAGTCCGGCCCCGTGACGTTCTCCGACGCCGGCGACCCGACGGAAGCCTACATCGGCATCTACGAGTACCAGGACGACAACACCTACAAGGCCGTCAAGGAAGAGTTCGGCAAGCTCTAA
- a CDS encoding N-acetyltransferase: MTAEKDLYTLLATMHPERRDGEFVYALWPHGKPLAGGISAAVREAEGLTVVLPREEADRLELSYDFVGAWITLQVHSSLEAVGLTAAVSAALTEAKISCNVLAGFHHDHILVPVADADRALEVLHELVADSGGQKPAPELVLRSEQPADRPALLALAAAAFAVSPVTGQRIDGEPEEVEMLARLFECEEYLPDFSIVAELEGEIVGHVISTRGWAGELKLLGLGPIGVVPRLQRHGIGSALMRETIARANAAGERGIALLGSPEYYSRFGFVASTSLGVEAPDPAWGADFQLLPLALWPGGVSGTFRYAGAFR; encoded by the coding sequence ATGACAGCTGAAAAGGACCTGTACACCCTCCTGGCCACCATGCATCCCGAACGCCGCGACGGCGAGTTCGTCTACGCCCTCTGGCCGCACGGCAAACCCCTGGCCGGCGGCATTTCGGCAGCTGTCCGGGAGGCGGAAGGCCTGACAGTTGTGCTGCCGCGGGAAGAAGCGGACCGCCTTGAGCTGTCCTACGACTTCGTCGGCGCATGGATCACGCTGCAGGTGCATTCGTCACTGGAGGCGGTCGGCCTGACGGCAGCCGTCAGTGCAGCGCTGACGGAAGCGAAGATCAGCTGCAACGTCCTGGCAGGATTCCACCACGACCACATCCTGGTCCCCGTGGCCGACGCGGACCGTGCCCTGGAGGTGCTGCACGAACTGGTCGCCGACAGCGGCGGGCAGAAGCCCGCGCCCGAGTTGGTGCTGCGCAGCGAACAGCCCGCCGACCGGCCCGCCCTCCTGGCCCTGGCTGCCGCCGCCTTCGCCGTCTCACCCGTCACCGGCCAGCGGATCGACGGAGAACCGGAGGAGGTGGAGATGCTCGCCCGGCTGTTCGAGTGCGAGGAATACCTGCCGGACTTCAGCATTGTGGCGGAGCTCGAGGGTGAGATCGTCGGCCACGTCATCAGTACCCGGGGCTGGGCGGGGGAGCTGAAACTCCTGGGCCTGGGCCCGATCGGCGTGGTGCCCCGGCTGCAGCGCCACGGCATCGGCTCCGCACTGATGAGGGAGACCATAGCGCGCGCAAATGCGGCGGGGGAGCGGGGGATTGCCTTGCTCGGCAGCCCGGAGTACTACTCGAGGTTCGGGTTCGTGGCTTCCACCTCCCTCGGCGTCGAAGCCCCGGACCCCGCGTGGGGCGCGGACTTCCAGCTGCTTCCACTGGCCCTCTGGCCGGGCGGCGTCAGCGGAACCTTCCGGTACGCCGGAGCCTTCCGCTGA